The following are encoded together in the Chiloscyllium plagiosum isolate BGI_BamShark_2017 chromosome 1, ASM401019v2, whole genome shotgun sequence genome:
- the fga gene encoding fibrinogen alpha chain, producing MRAEQAFGLFVCFMLVDWIESQSSFEPRDPQSGDQFKSTQCPEKKWQICTDGDWGSKCPSGCRMQGLIETENQQNDNRIQGLQRMLDMYSTAFRNTYITVTEAVNRIRQSLSRMGGLGDTYYQLVDYLNSRLTILQNKTKSQNLRLKRLKNNILEQFKVVLRLEVDIDIKIQSCKGSCATSVVYKVNKESNAQMEKSLQSMTGLKLDRIVDVKPIHKLKMSLMKKSKKGTSFKFDIDHEYPRFWEDVHTRLITIENDVPHATSHLDPDFYKDSFLTSTPMTPNIISTIKGVDTHTTSMKGSIVPLTHGLNSTEKTYASLKHGSLDNRIEEPLFTNVSAKSTPSYSSSATKTNHSVSGSKIVINQTFTKHNDIQTVNQGAFSYLSLLNSGQINFKKISLQQRSKGSFVNLAQKKANRSSDFNNYSTLGHFNNSITTNNRKHTCASTEEVTSSKDNAPHTESVNGSCGHQSTNTKDSKNFSKVSNTTQVTLDSNSSFDDEIGEEFLNLHAPSFKVQKIEDYIGKDCNDIIQKHAFGDEDGLFKIKPTGSAGVVTVYCDQSTGLGGWVLVQQRMDGSVHFNRSWAEYKQGFGSIDDQGHGDIWLGNEILHLLTQKESIFRVELEDWSGNEVFAEYTVTVGSESESYRLNIADYGGNAGDALISGISLDSEHTSHASMKFSTYDRDNDKWEENCAEFYGGGWWYNSCQSANLNGIYYNGGLYDPRNNMPYEIENGVVWVPFKGGDYSLKVVRVKTRSKASS from the exons ATGAGAGCTGAACAAGCTTTTGGTTTGTTTGTATGCTTCATGTTAGTTGATTGG ATTGAGTCCCAGTCCTCCTTTGAGCCACGGGATCCTCAAAGTGGTGACCAATTTAAATCTACACAGTGTCcagaaaagaaatggcagatttgTACGGATGGTGACTGG GGCTCTAAATGTCCATCTGGGTGCAGAATGCAGGGATTAATCGAGACTGAGAATCAACAGAATGATAACAGGATCCAAGGGCTTCAACGAATGTTAGACATGTATTCCACAGCATTTAGGAACACTTATATTACTGTGACTGAAGCTGTCAACAGAATCAGACAGAGTCTGAGCAGGATGGGTG gACTTGGGGACACTTATTATCAGTTGGTGGATTATCTGAATTCCAGACTTACCATCTTGCAGAACAAAACTAAAAGTCAAAATCTCAGGTTAAAACGACTAAAAAATAACATATTAGAACAATTCAAGGTTGTCTTAAGACTGGag GTTGACATTGACATCAAGATACAATCTTGCAAAGGGTCTTGTGCAACATCAGTTGTTTACAAAGTCAACAAAGAGAGCAATGCCCAAATGGAGAAATCCCTTCAATCAATGACAGGCTTAAAACTGGACAGGATTGTGGATGTCAAGCCAATACATAAGCTGAAAATGAGTTTGATGAAGAAATCTAAGAAAGGAACTAGTTTCAAATTTGATATTGATCATGAATATCCTAGGTTCTGGGAGGATGTCCACACTAGGTTAATTACCATAGAGAATGATGTACCACATGCAACTTCACATCTAGATCCTGACTTTTACAAAGATTCATTCTTAACTTCTACGCCAATGACTCCAAATATTATATCCACTATCAAAGGTGTAGACACTCATACAACTAGCATGAAGGGTAGCATTGTGCCCTTAACCCATGGACTAAATAGCACAGAGAAAACCTATGCATCCTTAAAGCATGGTAGCCTTGATAACAGAATTGAAGAGCCACTTTTCACAAATGTTTCAGCCAAATCAACCCCTTCATATAGTTCTTCTGCCACAAAAACAAACCACTCCGTATCTGGTTCTAAAATTGTCATAAATCAAACTTTCACCAAACACAATGACATACAGACAGTCAATCAAGGTGCTTTTTCTTATTTGTCATTACTCAATTCAggacaaataaattttaaaaagatatcatTGCAGCAAAGAAGTAAGGGCTCTTTTGTTAATTTAGCTCAAAAAAAGGCCAACCGTTCTAGTGATTTCAACAATTATTCAACTTTAGGGCATTTTAACAATTCTATAACAACTAACAACAGAAAACATACCTGCGCTTCAACCGAAGAGGTGACAAGTTCCAAAGACAATGCACCTCATACTGAATCTGTTAACGGTAGCTGTGGCCATCAGTCCACCAATACAAAGGATTCTAAGAATTTTTCAAAAGTCTCCAATACCACCCAAGTTACTTTGGACTCAAACTCATCTTTTGATGATGAAattggagaggaatttctgaaTTTGCATGCCCCTAGCTTTAAAGTACAGAAGATTGAAGACTACATTGGCAAAG attgCAATGACATCATACAAAAGCATGCATTTGGTGATGAAGATGGTTTATTCAAGATAAAACCTACTGGCTCTGCTGGCGTAGTGACAGTTTACTGTGATCAGAGCACTGGACTGGGTGGTTGGGTATTGGTTCAGCAGCGAATGGATGGATCAGTTCACTTTAACCGATCCTGGGCTGAGTACAAACAAGGGTTTGGTAGCATTGATGATCAAGGCCATGGAGATATTTGGCTGGGAAATGAAATCCTCCATTTACTGACACAGAAGGAAAGCATCTTTCGTGTAGAGCTAGAGGACTGGTCGGGGAATGAGGTGTTTGCTGAATACACTGTAACTGTGGGATCTGAATCAGAAAGCTATAGGCTGAACATTGCCGATTATGGAGGAAATGCTGGGGATGCATTAATATCAGGAATATCTCTGGATAGTGAACATACCTCCCATGCAAGCATGAAATTTAGTACTTATGACAGAGATAATGATAAATGGGAGGAGAACTGTGCAGAATTCTATGGAGGAGGTTGGTGGTACAACAGTTGTCAATCGGCTAATCTAAATGGAATTTATTACAATGGGGGACTGTATGATCCCCGTAACAACATGCCATATGAAATAGAAAATGGGGTGGTATGGGTCCCTTTCAAAGGTGGCGACTACTCCCTTAAGGTGGTAAGAGTGAAAACTCGATCAAAAGCTTCAAGTTAG